From the Dehalococcoidales bacterium genome, the window GCCCCGCATCTTCAGGAAGGGGGAAAAAGCGTGCCCCAGCACCGCGCTGGTGCCTATTAGCGCCAGGGAAATTCCGGGCAGGTGGCATACTTCGCTGGCGATGAGCACCATCGGCACGCCCTTGGCCACGTCCATCAGCACCGCCAGCAGCCCCATCTTGATGCTGCCGGCACGGAAGACGTTGGCCGCGCCGGGATTGCCGTCGCCGTAGGTGGTGATGTCCTTGCGCATCAGCCCGCGGCCTATCAGTACGGAGAAAGGCACGGCCCCAAGGAGGAAAGCCCCTATCGCCAGCAAGACCGTATTTGTCGTGTCCATTTGCTGTTCCTGTCAAGATTCGGATACCTTGACTGTCTTGGTATAATAGAACAAAACCACCCCTTTGGTCAAGTCCCGCCGGATATTTATTATTTTTGAAGCTGGTGCCGGGCAGCCGCACCCTGATTATTTTGCCCGTCAGCAGCATTATTTTTTTAACCGGGATGGCTTTTTAGACAAGTACGGCACCTTTTCCCGTGTGGTCGGAGCCTGTAGTAGTCCTGATACCCTTGCCGTTTATTATCGGGCAAGCCCCCCGCCCCGGTTTACTGGCGGGGGGCATTTAATTGGGGTATAATTGGGAGAAGT encodes:
- a CDS encoding glycerol-3-phosphate acyltransferase, with product MDTTNTVLLAIGAFLLGAVPFSVLIGRGLMRKDITTYGDGNPGAANVFRAGSIKMGLLAVLMDVAKGVPMVLIASEVCHLPGISLALIGTSAVLGHAFSPFLKMRGGKAISVTFGVLLAMPQRDILLVFIIFMLIGFMVLNTDSWIPVLGSTGTSVYLFLTDGRSWSLLLMLCILGIFIIKHFESLRTLPGWNGRLLRWVQSRNH